The genomic stretch TGTACTGCAGTGCTCTGTCTCCCAACCTGCATTTGCTCAGCAAGTAGGAGTTATTAGGCTACCGGAGCCACTTTGGAGACAATGGTTTACTCAGAGAAGGAACACAAGTTTTATGTTCCTTGTTTTGATCTGTTGAAAGTTTTGTTTCTCACCTACAGCAGTCTCTCAAGGCAACTACTGTcgctactgtccacattctcctcctcactcacctcagccaagaagtcttacttccaatctctcttcaaatccactgtcaacaacccctgcaaactctactccaccttctcctccctctttgcccccctccccctcctcctccctcatctctcactgctgatgattttgcctccttcttctcctttaagattgcagacatccgcaggctcttcaatacgccaccctcatctcccatcacactgaaacctcccaccgatcaagcttccttttcttcattctcacctctctcagatgctgaagtttctgctctcctcctacatcataaacctacaacatgtgccctggatcctctcccttctcgcctcttccaagcaaccgctcctgatcttctccccttcatctcctccgtcctcaactcctcactcctctccggctgtttcccctctgcatttaaacaagctgctgtcatcccactgctcaagaaaccaacccttgacgccagctctcctcagaactaccaccctgtctccctactccccttcctctcaaagactctcaagCAGgtggtccaccatcagctctctgactttctgtcccaacactcactccttgatcctctgcaatccggcttccgcacagctcactccactgagacggctctcctggcagtcaccgactccctcagctgtgctcgggcggcctccctctcctccgtcctcatcctccttgacctctccgcagcatttgacaccgttgatcactccatcctcctctcctgcctcactgaccttggaatctctgggactgctctcacctggttctcctcctacctcagtgaccggtcctatcaagtgacatggcgaggctcctcacctcatccacccccaacctctcctcacaggcgtaccccaagtctctgtcctgggcctgctccttttctctctctacactcgctccctgggccccctcatcgcatccaatggtttctcctaccacttctacgctgatgatgcccacaTCTTCTAGATCAGATCTTctttccctcttccgaccctctcataccctctcgcatctcttcctgcttgtctgccatttctgcctggatgcactcacaccacctcaagctcaacctctccaaatcggatctcctgtttttccctcactcttcctcaccttctgctgacctccccatctcgatccccttggaatccaccacactctctccttcttcttctgctaaaaatctaggagtcaccctcgatccttcgctctcctacacccagcacatcaccacgctgacacgcacctgtagattcttcctgagcaacatacaccggatccgtcccttcctcaccgactactcgactcagctgctcgtccagtcactggtcctctcccgcctggactactgcaactccctcctggctggccttcctgcatctactacccgcccgctccaggtcatccagaactctgcggctcgtttggtattctctctgccgcgattcacacacgctaccccactgctctgctccctccattggctcccgataccggcacgcattcagttcaagacactgaccctcatttaccgctgtctcgaccacacagCCTCAaactaccttcagacactcgtctttccatacatcccctccagaccactgcgctcctccagtgtcagaagactaactctacctcctctccactctgcttcctccagagcccgctccttctcatccctggcccctaaatggtggaacgacctgcccaccgaagtcaaaacagcagagtccttgacctcattctggcgcttactcaagacacatcttttcagacagtacttgtaatattagtctttTTATCCCTGCAAAATAGCactttacagttttattatgctttttgggcttttgattgttttcctccttgctccctttcccgtagcccttgactgtgaccttgacagcacttagctttcaccgtccaggatgtaggacctcacttactgtacttgtgtaaattggaatttgtaaaatgtattttgaattactatgttttagttaaattgacttaactgtatttttgcactttgttttgcacttatggtgtaagtcgccctggataagggcgtctgccaagaaataataaaaaaataaataataataaataaataaataaataaataaatattattattattattattattattattattattattattattattaactaaaaTGTATTGAACATCGACATCAGTGTTTGCTTTTCCAACCGGGGCTAAAATCCTGAACTGCTGTGTTTGGAAGACTACCatttttgattttttgttttggctgCAGCATTGAACTCCCCAGTTCCATATGGCCTTGTCAGGTGAAAacaggattaacacatgaaGCTCCCAATCAGGTTCAGAAAGCTCAAACAGGCTTAAATAACATCTTGTCAGCTTCTCAtttaaagtcttttttttttacaccacAAGTTAATTTTTATACTCTTCACCCTGGTTTATATATAGTAGTTTGTAATGCTGTTGTTTGGCTGTCATCTCATTCATTACTTGTTTCTTttcacatcctatcatgctctctTCGTGATTCTCAGCAGCTGTGTtgattttctgaattgaaaatgtAAGCCGTTTTGATAATGCTAAACTTTGCACGTTCTCGCGCACAGTaaatcactgtgtgtgtgagtgtgtgtgtgtgttaatgcctGTGAATCTTTATCTTCTCTCCATCATGTGTGTAATGCTCTCCTACGTTTTCTGGCTCATTGCTTTATTTCTGTCGCTTTCCCGGTGACATTCCCAAACACACGGCTCCCAGCAGACTGACACCCGGTTGCTTTGCAGGCCATCTGGACTTCTCAAGCGCTTCCTAATGGAGTGAGCTTCTCGCTGACCAGTCCAGATGGTGATCAGGGCTACCCTGGGGAGCTGCGGGCACAGGTGACCTATGAACTGGCAGGAGAGGTGCTGACAGTGCAGTTCACAGCAGAGGCTAGCAGGACCACTCCCATCAACCTCACCAACCACTCCTATTTCAACCTGGCTGGACACGTAAGCCTTACTGACCTTGTTGATTAGCTTTTTATTATGTTCGTATCCCAATATGCGTGTATATTATGTGCATTTACAAGCATATGCACTCAAAAAAGGAAAGCACTTGTCAATCGGTAGTCCCGGTCAAAAGCATTTAAACCTCACTTGCTGTTAAGAATAAATAGGAAATAGGAAATCGCTAGTTCGAAAAGTGAATTGGtgtcatttaaaatcaaattgtGCAAACTCTGTGCAGAATGCAAGCTTTTCTGAATAATTAGGTGCAACCTAATGGAATCCTGGAATCCTCTGTTTTGCCCCCAGGCTGCCCCTGACATCTATGATCATGAAGTCTCCATCCCAGCAGAAGCATATCTGCCCGTTGACGACACCATGATTCCAACAGGTCAGTTAAAGCCCCCGTGCTGAAGTAGCAATTACACTGCTGCGATTACCACCTCGGAAGTGCTGAGCACTCACTGAAAAGGAAGCTGTGGTTTGTTCTGCTCTGAAAATTGTCAAGAACACGTGTCGGCTGTCGGGCCCCCAGAGCTTTTTCCTCTATTATTCAGCTTGTCACATTTGTGGCATAGAGCTTTGGTTAGTTAAAACAGtagctgggggggaggggggggtctgATCTTAGTGTAGGTGCGCACATTGACTGGTCAAACGCTAGCCTGGGGGAGCTGAGAAAAAGTCCTCTCTTGGTGGCTATagcagcaaaacaaaatctgtttgaCTCTGTGACAGACTGCCGTTGACTCAAAAGACATCTGCCAGTGACCACTCTATAACAGGAAGTGTGCTCATCTCAGGCATCACAAACTgggaatttgctaaaatatgGAAATGAAACCACTATATCCCTAATATAGACTAGCTAATTTCCTCATGACTTTCACCAGCAATCCAAAGCACTATATAAGgatcatgtgtgtgtatatatatatacatatatacatgatCCTTATATAGTGCTTTGGATTGCTGGTGAAAGTCATGAGGAAATTAGCTAGTCTATATTAGGGATATAGTGGTTTCATTTCCATATTttagcaaattaaaatgtatatatgtgtatttatatatatatatatatatatacatacatacatatatacacatatatatatatacagtgaggggaaaaaagtatttgatcccctgctgattttgtacgtttgcccactaacaaagaaatgatcagtctataattttaatggtaggtgtattttaacagtgagagacagaataacaacaaaaaaatccagaaaaacgcatttcaaaaaagttatgaattgatttgcatgttaatgagtgaaataagtatttgaccccttcgacttagtacttggtggcaaaacccttgttggcacagaggtcagacgtttcttgtagttggccaccaggtttgcacacatctcaggagggattttgtcccactcctctttgcagatcctctccaagtcattaaggtttcgaggctgacttttggcaactcgaaccttcagctccctccacagattttctatgggattaaggtctggagactggctaggccactccaggaccttcatgtgcttcttcttgagccactcctttgttgccttggctgtgtgttttgggtcattgtcatgctggaatacccatccatgacccattttcaatgccctggctgagggaaggaggttctcacccaagatttgacgttacatggccccgtccatcgtccctttgatgcggtgcagttgtcctgtccccttagcagaaaaacacctccaaagcataatgtttccacctccatgtttgacggtggggatggtgttcttggggtcataggcagcattcctcctcctccaaacacggcgagttgagttgatgccaaagagctcgattttggtctcatctgaccacaacactttcacctaatTCTCCtcagaatcattcagatgttcattggcaaatttcagacaggcctgtacatgtgctttcttgggcagggggaccttgcgggcgctgcaggatttcattcctccacggcgtagtgttaccaattgttttcttggtgactatggtcccagctgccttgagatcattaacaagatcctcccgtgtagttctgggctgattcctcacctttctcatgatcattgaaactccacgaggtgagatcttgcatggagccccagaccgagggagactgacagttattttgtgtttcttccatttgcgaataatcgcaccaactgttgtcaccttctcaccaagctgcttggcaatggtcttgtagcccattccagccttgtgtaggtctacaatcttgtccctgacatccttggacagctctttggtcttggccatggtggagattttgtaatctgattgattgcttctgtggacaggtgtcttttatacaggtaacgagctgagattaggagcactccctttaagagagtgctgctaatctcagctcgttacctgtataaaagacacctgggagccagaaatcttgctgattgataggggatcaaatacttatttccctcattaacatgcaaatcaatttataacttttttgaactgcgtttttcttgatttttttgttgttattctgtctctcactgttacaatacacctaccattaaaattatagactgatcatttctttgttagtgggcaaacgtacaaaatcagcaggggatcaaatacttttttccctcactgtatcattATTTGACATACAACTACCCGTTTATACAGCTGGATTTTGCTTGCGAAATCTGGGTAAAGTACTTTGCTCacgggtacaacagcagtgtcaggTGGggttgaacccacaaccctccactcaggagtccagagccctaaccagtACCCTATACTACTGAAATAAGCACATCTATTTTTACTGCTGCATTGGTTTTACTTTTACTTCAGCAAGCAGAAAAGGGAAACATCTGAAAAAGGAACAAAAGCTCTTACGGTATGCATGTTGTTAGTCACTGCTTTTCAAATCAAAACTGAAACTCACCTGCAAGACACAAATTCCAGTTCcaaaactgttgtttttttggccGAAGATTCTTGATTCCGTAAAGGAATGATTGAATCAGTCAATAAATCAATCTTTATTTGATATAGTGCCCTTCACCAAGAAATtgtcccagaatgctttgccaGACCATTGTCCACGTGATACACAAGTCAGTGTAGACATGTAGTACAGCAGATAagcagggaggggagagaacCAAAAAGTCACTGGAGAATATAAATTCCTGGGGGGGTCCAAGGCcgaatggttgcctcccctccaggttACAGAGTTATGAATAGAAGctgctgtatttgttttgagGATTTTAGATTGTCCTGCGAACAAAATGAAGTGAGGAAGTGAGGATGAAGTGAAGGCAGCTGAGGTCACAGTATTAATGTGGTCCTGGCCTAATTAGGTTAGTGTCAATTCAGAACAAGCACTCTCATTTCAAGGTGCGCCTAACAAGCTCATTTATAACTGTCTGCACGGGCTCTTCCTGGACTGAGTCACTCTTCGTGCCACGCTGAACGGGAGGCCTTTATCTTGTACTAGCTCTGACAGAAACGCGTATTATTTGGTGTGatcattatttatacatttactttACCTCAGAGACGTTCAGTGCAACAGAAGTGTATTTTGTCATAGTTACTGAAGGAACCCTCTTAAAAGGATGAAAATGGCAGCGCAGGAGTTGTGGTGCAAATGGAAAGGAAGTCTTTATTGCAGGCCGGCCTGGAAGAACAACAGTGAACGCGAGGTATTctcttgttcaaacagctttcttaCAGATCTCTTCCGGGTTTTGCATTTGATACAGTTCTAACAAAAGGTGCATAATATCCAATCAGCAGCAATCCtggatgtgcatgtggattggtTCAGCCCTCGcctctctacttcctcttcctcctttggagggTTGGGTTGCCGAGCAGCGGGGGAGACGTCACTGTTTCCTccacaaagcattctgggacgCACAAAGGGCTGTAGTTGGAGAGAGTTGTTCCACGTGTTTTGCATGTGGAACCAAAGAGAAAAGTGGCTGTGCAGGGGCAGGGGACAAAactatacaacacaatattttacatattccatccatataaatatatatatatatatatatatatatatatatatatatatatatatatatatatataatgtttttgaaTATTTATCCAGAACtgatatgtattttattgtatttaaatttctgaCAAGCCCTCAGTTCTTTCAGTACGTTGTTTTGTACGACCATACTTTGGGGTAAGAGGATATTTGTCATTGCACTTCTCTCTGGGGCTGATATCTTACTGATAAACTACATTCAgcattttgaaattgaatacttaaattaactgaaaatgcttaatttggCCTTTTATATAATTGCCAGCAGTTTAATTTGTTCCATTTGTGCAATATTTAAATAACTGttcaaaataacatttgttcCCAGTTTCCCAAACATACAAATAGGTGTGGCTCATTATTCAGGGGGCTGGGTATATAAAGAGGGAAGGGTACGTCTGTAGGCAGAGATCTCCTGTTTACACCTgcgatttagttgtttttgttgattGTTTCAAAGCTTGTGCTTGGGGTGCGGAAGTTATGAAGCCACTTATTTTCTAGttttaagtattttgttttgataAACTACATTATAAGAGTAGTAAGGAACTAGAAGCTCAACCAAGAGCCAGTTTTCCATTGCTGTATTTTGACAGTCCTTGGTGTAGTGTTTACATGGGCTGCTGAATTGCAACACAAAACCCACCAGAACACAAGTTGCGCAGAAGTGGCTTTTAAGACACACAAGATCTTCCGCAATACTTTGAACTTCTGTTGTGGTTTGATTCAGGGTCCCATACTTATATATAAACACCAATGCAACGAAAACAACATCAGGCTTTATTTAACATTGAGAAAAAGTCATAGAGAAACTGATGGCTgagaacagcagagtccctAGTCCACGTCTACACAGGATGTTTCTGGCTAGCATCATGTCACCGTTTCAGGACCAGCTACTCTTGATTGGGGCAAATGGGCCATCAAGCACTGACCACAACGGTTTAATACTCCCAGGCTGCGTGGGGACTTTGCAtgctctctcacatacacagacaTTACTCTTTGAGCATGACATTGTCTATGCGAGCTGATCTTATTGGTTTACAGGATGCTGTAGGTCTGCCAGTCAGCCGCATCGTCTCCTCTATATTGCAACATCAGACCAGGTGTTGGGAATCGTGCCAAACAAATATGCATAGAGTGAAAACAAGCAATCACTACTAGAATAAAACAAACCGCAATATGATGAATCAAACATGGGGAATGTTATGTGGAAGGCAAGACAAAACATGGTTGTAGGTATGATATTAAGTTCTATCAATCACTTTGACAGTTTGGATGTTCTGTCTGCCACCTGGCTGCAGAGCTTTGAGTTAATCACTTAAGTGACATTTTGACAGACTTAAAAGGTTAACTAACATCAATAAACAAAAGCATATCCATCACATTACACAATACAAAGAGTActactggagaaaaaaaatctaagcaATACAATGAAGAGAGAATctacacaaaataatacatccCTGTTGGTTTTGACCTTCTTTATGCTTTCCTCAACTACCCCAGGTGAAGTCAGACCAGTACAGGGCTCACCCTTTGACCTCCGGAGCCCAGTGCTGATTGGCCAGCGCTTGAAGGACGTGCCGGGCCCTGGATTCGATCATAACTTC from Amia ocellicauda isolate fAmiCal2 chromosome 23, fAmiCal2.hap1, whole genome shotgun sequence encodes the following:
- the galm gene encoding galactose mutarotase isoform X1, with the translated sequence MTQVTKEQFGTIPQKGSVEKFILKSDDVVVEIISLGCIITALKTKDKRGQFDDIVLGFDNLEGYCFGNSRYFGAVVGRVANRIAKGKFSVDGKEYQLGINNGPNALHGGLEGFDKIADIRRLFNTPPSSPITLKPPTDQASFSSFSPLSDAEVSALLLHHKPTTCALDPLPSRLFQATAPDLLPFISSVLNSSLLSGCFPSAFKQAAVIPLLKKPTLDASSPQNYHPVSLLPFLSKTLKQVVHHQLSDFLSQHSLLDPLQSGFRTAHSTETALLAVTDSLSCARAASLSSVLILLDLSAAFDTVDHSILLSCLTDLGISGTALTWFSSYLSDRSYQVTWRGSSPHPPPTSPHRRTPSLCPGPAPFLSLHSLPGPPHRIQWFLLPLLR